The Larimichthys crocea isolate SSNF chromosome XI, L_crocea_2.0, whole genome shotgun sequence genome has a segment encoding these proteins:
- the brox gene encoding BRO1 domain-containing protein BROX, protein MAHWFHRNPLKATAPVSFNFYGVAGSPAANKICNDLRTTRARLLEMFTDVTCSPEIMKNATDAYFSLLQGFISSLDGTTQENKMRFIQNFKWTDTIQGNIPSAQQDAVFELVSMAFNVALWYTKFASRLAGKENITEPEAKDVHRSLKVAAGIFKTLKEVHIPRLITPAEKGRDLETRVIDAYIIQCQAEAQEVTIARAIELKHNATLIAALAFETANFYQKANQTLNTLEPECSSKWRKYFLLKQHFYIAYAYCYYGQTLLASDKCGEAIRALQEAEKCHSCAVDQCKEYRQTKGPGTTAKPSEQLFFLKLGGVIKNTLEKCQRENGFIYFHKVPTEAPLLELKASYGLAEPIPFELPPLSEQCSAEVYATFDLTKGAKNDKAKPKEEEVRPMKEPDLKPQKDTGCVVS, encoded by the exons ATGGCACATTGGTTTCACAGAAACCCTCTGAAGGCTACAGCGCCCGTGTCTTTTAATTTCTACGGAGTGGCAGGGAGCCCCGCCGCCAATAAGATATGCAA tgatCTGCGGACAACCAGGGCGAGGCTGCTGGAGATGTTCACTGATGTCACCTGCAGCCCCGAGATCATGAAAAATGCCACAGACGCATACTTCTCCCTCCTCCAAG GCTTCATCTCATCCTTGGATGGAACCACACAGGAGAACAAGATGAGGTTCATCCAGAACTTCAAGTGGACTGACACCATACAAGGAAACATACCAAG TGCCCAGCAGGATGCAGTCTTTGAACTGGTCTCCATGGCCTTCAATGTAGCCCTCTGGTACACCAAGTTTGCCTCAAGACTAGCAGGGAAAGAaaa CATTACGGAACCTGAAGCAAAAGATGTTCACCGGAGCCTGAAAGTCGCTGCTGGTATCTTCAAAACCCTCAAG GAGGTCCACATCCCTCGGCTCATCACCCCGGCTGAAAAGGGCCGTGACCTGGAGACTAGAGTGATTGATGCATATATCATTCAGTGCCAAGCAGAGGCGCAGGAAG TGACAATTGCCAGAGCGATTGAACTGAAGCACAACGCCACACTCATCGCAGCACTGGCATTTGAGACAGCAAACTTCTATCAAAAAGCCA acCAAACACTGAACACCTTGGAGCCAGAGTGCAGTAGCAAGTGGAGGAAGTATTTTCTGCTGAAGCAGCACTTTTACATCGCTTAT gCATACTGTTATTATGGACAGACACTGCTGGCGAGTGACAAGTGTGGTGAAGCTATAAGAGCTCTCCAGGAGGCAGAAAAGT GTCACTCTTGTGCCGTGGATCAGTGTAAAGAATACCGGCAGACCAAAGGCCCAGGCACCACAGCGAAACCGTCGGAGCAGCTGTTCTTCCTCAAACTGGGCGGTGTCATTAAAAACACGCTGGAGAAGTGCCAGAGAGAAAATGGCTTCAT ATACTTCCACAAGGTCCCGACTGAGGCGCCCCTGCTGGAGTTGAAGGCAAGTTACGGCCTGGCTGAGCCAATCCCCTTCGAGCTGCCGCCTCTCAGCGAGCAGTGCTCTGCCGAAGTCTATGCCACCTTTGACCTGACCAAGGGAGCCAAAAACGACAAG GCCAAAcccaaggaggaggaggtgagaccAATGAAGGAGCCTGATCTGAAGCCTCAGAAGGACACGGGCTGCGTCGTCTCCTAA
- the LOC104939905 gene encoding protein FAM177A1, with the protein MNNSQQETSADIQETEFGGPAVSKQRRVIHFSNGETLEEEDSEEEEEEQSSDTDRPPFREPAKRARFSFKTVAVLIGRISLLTCDFLGERLAGALGLNAAKYQYAIDQYHRDHKTTSSQTTGDHLTAGQAEATHLSPQVDGSHYGATGNVRCPADSQECRDEKHMDRKEGCHNRGYQADDEYAE; encoded by the exons ATGAACAACAGTCAGCAGGAA ACGTCAGCAGACATCCAGGAGACAGAGTTTGGAGGTCCTGCCGTCTCTAAACAGAGGAGGGTCATCCACTTCTCCAACGGTGAAActctggaggaggaagacagtgaggaagaagaggaagaacagtcatcagacacagacagacctcCCTTCAGAGAACCTGCAAAGAGG GCTAGGTTCTCATTTAAGACTGTGGCCGTTCTGATTGGGAGGATTTCACTGCTGA CTTGTGATTTCCTTGGAGAGAGACTAGCTGGTGCACTAGGACTGAATGCAGCCAAATACCAGTACGCCATAGATCAGTATCACCGGGACCACAAG ACAACGAGCAGCCAAACCACAGGCGACCATCTCACGGCAGGACAGGCAGAGGCGACCCACCTCTCTCCTCAAGTGGATGGGAGTCATTATGGAGCTACAGGAAACGTAAGATGCCCTGCCGATTCCCAGGAATGCCGTGATGAGAAACATATGGACAGAAAAGAAGGATGTCACAACAGAGGGTATCAAGCAGATGACGAGTATGCTGAATAA
- the LOC104939906 gene encoding meprin A subunit alpha-like gives MERVLLLFGLVALATSYAIPVSPKVHEVYENGEDENPILNLGSDANLFEGDILIPKGKNALIDKRYRWKFPIPYILGDDLDLNAKGCVHQAFEMYRLKSCIDFKPYEGEQTFIKFVKRGGCFSSVGDQQDGQILSLGSGCDHKAVIEHELLHALGFYHEQSRTDRDDYVDIWLDQVTPGLEHNFNKYNDDFITDQNTAYDYESIMHYRPFSFNKNESIPTITTKIPEFYNIIGQYLDFSNMDTLRLNRMYNCSGPLTLLDQCAFEYASICGMIQASSDDADWVHTKSSVGSEDHTLLGQCRDAGYFMHFNTTVGKPGASALLESRTLYPKRKLQCLQFFYKMTGNTEDRLVIWVKMDDGTGTVRKMQKIHTFYADSDHTWKIAHVPLEVGEKFRYAFQAVRGASTASPGGIYIDDISLTETRCPNNVWRIQNFSKIMETANLNTVIDSPRFYSPEGYGYGVRVIPLTSYSDHTGSYVGLYFHLISGDNDVVMQWPAINRQATLVVMDQDPDIKLRMSTARSLTTDMRKTPDGNFFWDNPSKVGTLDPSCNCYRGSSWGWRNFVKHFDLRRRNYLKNDDLIIFIDFDDITSLIKTEVPIKPKK, from the exons atggagagagtACTGCTATTGTTTGGACTCGTGGCTCTAGCCACATCATATGCT ATACCTGTTTCCCCTAAGGTGCATG AGGTGTACGAGAATGGTGAGGATGAGAACCCCATCCTAAACCTGG GTTCAGATGCCAACCTGTTTGAAGGGGACATTTTAATTCca aaaGGAAAGAATGCCCTGATTGACAAAAGATACAGATGGAAATTTCCAATCCCTTACATACTGGGTGATGATTTAG ATCTGAATGCCAAGGGCTGCGTCCACCAGGCTTTTGAAATGTATCGGCTGAAGTCCTGCATTGACTTCAAGCCTTATGAGGGAGAGCAGACATTCATCAAGTTTGTAAAGAGAGGAGG GTGTTTCTCCAGTGTTGGTGACCAGCAGGATGGTCAGATTCTGTCTTTGGGGTCAGGCTGTGACCACAAGGCGGTGATCGAACATGAACTACTTCATGCTCTTGGATTTTACCATGAACAGTCCCGTACAGACAGAGATGACTATGTCGACATCTGGCTGGATCAGGTTACACCAG GACTTGAACACAACTTCAACAAATATAATGATGACTTCATCACCGATCAAAACACGGCGTACGACTATGAGTCCATCATGCATTACAGGCCCTTCTCCTTCAATAAGAACGAATCCATCCCAACTATAACCACCAAAATCCCAGAGTTCTACAACATCATTGGCCAGTACCTCGACTTCAGCAATATGGACACCCTTAGGCTCAACCGGATGTACAATTGCT CTGGTCCTCTCACCCTACTGGACCAGTGTGCCTTTGAGTATGCCAGTATCTGCGGGATGATCCAGGCCTCCTCTGATGATGCCGACTGGGTCCACACAAAGAGCAGTGTGGGTTCAGAGGATCACACACTCCTGGGACAATGCAGAG ATGCTGGGTACTTCATGCACTTTAATACCACGGTTGGGAAGCCTGGGGCATCTGCTTTGCTTGAATCCCGAACACTTTACCCTAAGAGGAAGCTTCAGTGTCTGCAGTTCTTCTACAAGATGACTGGAAACACAGAGGACAGGCTTGTGATATGGGTCAAGATGGATGATGGCACAGGCACTGTTcgcaaaatgcaaaaaatacaCACCTTTTATG CTGATTCTGATCACACATGGAAGATTGCTCATGTACCATTGGAGGTAGGAGAGAAATTCCGCTATGCTTTCCAAGCCGTGCGTGGTGCATCCACTGCATCCCCCGGCGGGATCTACATCGACGACATCAGCCTGACTGAGACACGCTGCCCCAACAACGTGTGGAGGATCCAGAACTTCTCTAAGATCATGGAAACAGCCAACTTGAACACAGTTATTGACAGCCCTCGTTTCTACAGCCCTGAAGGCTATGGTTACGGTGTCCGCGTCATACCGTTGACGAGTTACTCTGATCACACAGGGAGCTACGTTGGGCTGTACTTTCACCTGATCAGTGGGGACAACGATGTGGTGATGCAGTGGCCAGCGATAAACAGACAGGCCACCTTGGTGGTGATGGACCAAGACCCAGACATTAAGCTGAGGATGTCCACCGCTCGCAGCCTCACAACTGATATGAGGAAGA CACCAGATGGAAACTTCTTTTGGGATAATCCCTCCAAGGTTGGGACCTTGGATCCTTCCTGTAATTGCTACAGAGGTAGTTCGTGGGGCTGGAGGAACTTTGTCAAGCACTTCGACCTCAGGCGGCGCAATTACCTCAAGAATGATGatctcatcatcttcatcgACTTTGACG ACATAACGTCACTGATCAAAACAGAAGTTCCCATTAAGCCAAAGAAGTAA